A section of the Gemmatimonadota bacterium genome encodes:
- a CDS encoding transcriptional repressor: MKSMKRAKQQMIVLEALSEADGPLSARELWSRLSGSGESIGLATVYRALQRGVEEGTLEAVEVLGRGVRYEPKDREHHHHFLCSACDRAFDLVGCVEGLEFLVPDRFQMTRHEVVLFGTCDACGNAE; the protein is encoded by the coding sequence ATGAAATCCATGAAAAGAGCGAAGCAACAGATGATCGTCTTGGAAGCCCTTAGCGAGGCGGACGGCCCTCTGTCCGCCAGGGAACTGTGGAGCCGCCTGAGCGGAAGTGGAGAGAGTATCGGTCTCGCCACGGTATATCGCGCGCTCCAACGGGGTGTTGAGGAAGGCACGCTGGAGGCCGTTGAGGTGTTGGGCCGCGGCGTTCGGTACGAGCCCAAGGACCGCGAGCATCACCATCACTTTCTTTGCTCGGCCTGCGACCGTGCGTTCGACCTCGTTGGTTGCGTCGAGGGCCTCGAGTTCCTGGTTCCAGACAGGTTTCAGATGACGAGACATGAGGTGGTGTTGTTCGGAACCTGCGATGCGTGTGGCAATGCGGAATGA
- a CDS encoding (2Fe-2S)-binding protein: MNAHIHPVSSIPDAYAYLKTLHPNWDLVLGVPDGSGWLRGSDLLFPDAMPFRDLLQVLGTRRETEDRRAMVASFFLRFGWSAGVAIAPFLLCRAVPNMSLDNISFKFGEYGLFERVALHRAEGVIGADEGQTEDLRRYLRQTLVGQATPIVDALHAWSRFSVRAIWGMITSSWGSQFVQVMQHLDVSHAGWTEAEHFFDGDGEMQQMRPHFYDVSHQGRTRVFHRRSACCRYYLMPEGNYCASCPLIPQEESIRRNKEWMAQGNA; this comes from the coding sequence TTGAACGCACACATACACCCCGTTTCATCTATTCCCGATGCGTATGCCTACCTCAAGACCCTGCATCCTAACTGGGATTTGGTTTTAGGGGTGCCCGATGGGAGCGGGTGGCTGCGCGGTTCGGATTTGCTTTTTCCAGATGCAATGCCTTTCCGCGACCTGCTCCAGGTACTGGGCACACGGCGAGAAACCGAAGACCGCCGAGCAATGGTCGCTTCTTTTTTTCTGCGCTTTGGCTGGTCTGCCGGGGTGGCCATTGCGCCTTTTTTGCTTTGTCGGGCTGTGCCCAATATGTCGCTCGATAACATCAGTTTCAAATTCGGCGAATATGGCCTATTTGAACGCGTGGCTCTGCACCGGGCCGAAGGGGTGATCGGTGCGGACGAGGGACAAACGGAAGACCTTCGCCGATATTTGCGTCAAACGCTGGTGGGCCAGGCCACGCCCATCGTCGATGCTTTGCATGCGTGGTCGCGGTTTTCCGTTCGCGCAATCTGGGGCATGATCACTTCTTCCTGGGGCAGTCAGTTTGTGCAAGTGATGCAGCATCTGGATGTTTCGCATGCGGGATGGACCGAAGCAGAGCATTTTTTCGATGGAGATGGAGAGATGCAGCAAATGCGTCCGCATTTTTACGATGTATCGCATCAGGGACGCACGCGGGTCTTCCACCGCAGGAGTGCCTGCTGCCGGTACTATCTCATGCCGGAGGGCAATTATTGCGCCAGTTGCCCGCTTATTCCGCAAGAAGAAAGCATCCGCCGGAACAAGGAATGGATGGCGCAGGGCAATGCGTAG
- a CDS encoding cobaltochelatase subunit CobN, with protein sequence MKKRIGCVLLLLILAVLNACQTATEDAVQNEKKPAVAVISLHAFWELKQAARELEAHMDVDIFGHGKPPFPSFEGIDLTKYDLVFAEGIGAKLGFHIDQFDAAKTATKVVVVKPQYIQGNVSLDEHPDLEQYWANNSRENVRRLMHYLGANLLDLPIETQPPIAYPEHAFYHPDAPELFVSHRAYRNWHEQIREKRHRPSKNPLNIGIVFYQDNYIKGNTAYVDSLIRNVERRGHQVFPLMGKSGFLFDPYLIEDGNSLVDALIFCGTKINWFDYEKGQQHAHALNVPILSGINYYLGTPDQWRDNIGGLSPDMTPQVVYSETDGIIEPIVISGRVADETGQPKNQIIPDQLDWRVERALAWAQLRRMPNREKRLVIPYYSEGAGKANIGSDPDFYLNVQASLVNILEALKEAGYNVGEEPLPDVETLSRMMAEQGSNIGNWAPGEMGKRVGQGHAITIPENTYLNWFGELAEKKQREMIDNWGAPPGSIMVHTARDSQRMIVIPKIQFGNVLLVPHPDWGYKQDEDVLYSKDQLPPHHQYFAFFEWLQQVYNPYAMLTMFTQLSLMPGKMEGPARTDWVGRLIGNMPHIYPTPLQGNAGIGNKRRASALTIGFMPTIVASELYENLHELRNKIARLEENLPAAVRAELETGIRQECERLHLARDLGLDIQRAPFDQLATATRTYLEEINREHIPYGPHTLGVPPKGQPLVDMVRSMLGREFREALVAHRADVSPDTLAKIILTDLLLTGETPQDIQRTHLKAASEEIESYLQRALDYKARIEAAREEVPRILSALEGRFIEPGEMDDAIRNPDALPSGRNPYHFDHRSMPTREAWEVGRRLADDMLKQHVEKHGVYPRRVGYVLWSSEITKNKGILEAQVFYLLGVRPVWNQRGWIAGIEVIPQHELNRPRVDVFVTTSGTYRDHFMDKIRLIHKAVKLVSDADEPDNIVRLHTEAAYQKLAATEPSAEHARSLASIRVFSENVGAYSPSIQFAIHAGGTWEDDGKISDLYMTRLSHAYGENTVGEYVQDLFRQNIETVDIAAFGRTSNVYGVLDHPMVAAYFGGMNMAVRNTTGRKIDLYIHNLRNPQSERVETLERFYSRELRSRYFNPKWIRGMMDHGYDGARYMTEFTETMWVWEVTSPDLVSDEDWNRIHQVYMKDEYDLGLEDYFSENNPYAEQTMMATLLEAAHKGYWQATDEVLQDVAQQLAQSVSDHGPACNSGICNSPSLETFVTELLNKTPGVQALAQPYQDAINIARQARYDLPPAPAEPMTGYEMTDVVRTVADHLSTHKTTYFAIGIISALLVAFGWFRQRRNTW encoded by the coding sequence GTGAAAAAAAGGATCGGATGTGTCTTGCTTTTGCTGATCCTGGCGGTTTTGAACGCCTGTCAAACCGCTACGGAAGACGCGGTACAAAATGAAAAAAAGCCAGCGGTTGCCGTCATCAGCCTGCATGCTTTCTGGGAACTTAAACAGGCGGCAAGGGAACTTGAAGCCCATATGGATGTGGATATTTTCGGCCATGGCAAACCGCCGTTTCCCTCTTTCGAAGGGATCGATCTGACAAAGTACGATCTCGTATTTGCCGAGGGCATTGGTGCGAAACTCGGATTTCACATCGACCAATTCGACGCGGCCAAAACAGCGACAAAGGTGGTGGTTGTCAAGCCTCAATACATACAGGGAAATGTATCCCTTGACGAGCATCCTGACCTGGAACAGTACTGGGCCAACAACAGCCGGGAAAACGTGCGGCGGCTAATGCATTACCTCGGCGCAAACCTGCTCGACTTGCCTATCGAAACACAGCCGCCCATCGCATATCCAGAGCATGCCTTTTACCATCCCGATGCACCGGAACTGTTCGTCAGCCATCGCGCCTATCGGAACTGGCACGAGCAGATCAGAGAAAAGCGTCATCGCCCCTCCAAAAATCCTTTGAACATCGGCATCGTTTTCTATCAGGATAACTATATCAAAGGAAATACCGCGTATGTCGATTCCCTCATTCGCAATGTGGAACGCCGGGGCCACCAGGTTTTTCCTTTGATGGGAAAAAGCGGTTTTCTGTTTGATCCGTATCTCATCGAGGATGGGAACAGCCTGGTGGATGCGCTGATTTTTTGTGGCACGAAAATCAACTGGTTCGACTACGAAAAAGGGCAACAGCATGCCCATGCGCTCAATGTGCCCATTTTATCCGGTATCAATTACTATCTCGGCACACCGGATCAGTGGCGCGACAACATCGGCGGGCTATCGCCCGATATGACCCCTCAGGTCGTTTACAGCGAAACCGACGGTATCATTGAACCCATCGTCATATCCGGGCGCGTTGCGGATGAAACCGGCCAGCCGAAAAATCAAATTATACCAGACCAACTCGACTGGCGCGTGGAACGCGCGCTGGCCTGGGCGCAACTGCGGCGCATGCCCAATCGCGAGAAGCGGCTCGTCATTCCCTATTACAGTGAGGGTGCAGGCAAGGCGAATATCGGCAGTGATCCCGATTTCTATTTAAATGTTCAGGCCAGTCTGGTGAACATTCTGGAGGCCCTGAAAGAAGCGGGATATAACGTAGGAGAAGAGCCGCTGCCCGACGTGGAAACACTGAGCCGGATGATGGCCGAACAGGGTTCCAACATAGGCAACTGGGCACCCGGTGAGATGGGCAAGCGCGTGGGGCAGGGACATGCCATTACCATTCCCGAAAACACCTATTTGAACTGGTTTGGAGAACTTGCGGAGAAAAAGCAAAGAGAAATGATCGACAACTGGGGGGCGCCGCCGGGCAGTATCATGGTGCATACGGCACGCGACAGCCAGCGCATGATCGTGATTCCCAAAATTCAGTTTGGCAATGTACTGCTGGTGCCGCACCCCGACTGGGGTTATAAACAGGATGAGGACGTTTTGTATTCCAAAGACCAGTTGCCGCCGCACCACCAGTATTTCGCCTTTTTCGAGTGGCTCCAGCAGGTGTACAATCCCTATGCGATGCTCACTATGTTCACCCAGCTTTCACTCATGCCGGGCAAAATGGAAGGGCCAGCCAGAACCGACTGGGTGGGTAGGCTCATCGGCAATATGCCCCACATTTATCCCACACCCCTCCAGGGCAATGCGGGCATTGGGAACAAGCGCCGGGCCAGTGCATTAACCATTGGATTCATGCCCACAATTGTCGCATCCGAACTGTATGAAAACCTGCACGAGTTGCGCAACAAGATCGCCCGCCTGGAGGAAAATCTGCCAGCGGCGGTGCGCGCCGAACTGGAAACAGGCATTCGCCAGGAGTGCGAACGCCTCCATCTGGCACGCGACCTGGGACTGGATATTCAACGGGCACCGTTTGATCAGCTTGCCACAGCCACCCGCACTTACCTTGAAGAAATCAACCGCGAGCATATCCCCTATGGACCGCATACCCTCGGCGTGCCTCCCAAGGGACAGCCTCTCGTTGACATGGTGCGCTCAATGCTGGGGCGTGAATTCCGCGAAGCGCTTGTTGCACACAGGGCCGACGTTTCTCCCGATACGCTGGCCAAAATCATTCTCACAGATCTTCTGCTTACAGGTGAAACCCCGCAGGATATTCAGCGCACGCATCTCAAAGCCGCATCGGAAGAAATCGAAAGCTATTTGCAGCGCGCACTGGATTACAAAGCGCGCATTGAGGCGGCGCGGGAAGAAGTGCCGCGCATTTTATCCGCTCTTGAAGGCCGGTTCATCGAACCCGGGGAAATGGATGACGCCATTCGCAATCCCGACGCCCTGCCCTCGGGGCGAAATCCGTATCACTTCGACCACCGATCCATGCCCACCCGCGAAGCCTGGGAAGTGGGCCGCCGCCTGGCCGATGACATGCTCAAACAGCATGTGGAAAAGCACGGAGTGTATCCACGGCGGGTGGGTTATGTGCTCTGGTCCTCTGAAATCACCAAGAACAAAGGCATTCTGGAAGCGCAGGTTTTTTACTTGCTCGGCGTGCGCCCGGTGTGGAATCAGCGTGGCTGGATTGCGGGCATTGAAGTGATTCCCCAACACGAACTCAACCGGCCCCGCGTGGATGTTTTCGTCACAACGTCCGGCACGTACCGCGACCATTTCATGGACAAAATCCGTCTGATTCACAAGGCCGTCAAATTGGTTTCAGATGCAGATGAGCCCGATAACATCGTGCGGTTGCACACCGAAGCAGCCTATCAAAAACTGGCCGCTACCGAACCCTCCGCCGAGCATGCCCGATCCCTTGCAAGTATCCGCGTGTTTTCCGAAAACGTGGGCGCATATTCCCCCTCCATTCAGTTTGCCATACACGCAGGCGGTACCTGGGAGGACGACGGCAAAATATCCGATCTCTATATGACGCGCCTGAGCCATGCTTATGGCGAAAATACCGTGGGAGAATACGTTCAGGATTTGTTTCGCCAGAACATTGAAACCGTTGATATTGCTGCATTCGGGCGCACATCAAACGTGTATGGTGTGCTCGACCACCCCATGGTCGCCGCCTATTTTGGCGGCATGAATATGGCCGTGCGCAACACCACGGGCCGCAAAATCGATCTTTACATCCACAATTTGCGCAATCCCCAATCCGAACGCGTCGAAACGTTGGAGCGTTTTTATTCGCGCGAATTGCGATCTCGCTATTTCAATCCCAAATGGATTCGAGGCATGATGGATCACGGTTATGATGGCGCGCGCTATATGACCGAGTTCACCGAAACCATGTGGGTGTGGGAAGTCACGTCACCCGATCTGGTTTCCGACGAGGATTGGAACCGCATTCATCAAGTTTACATGAAAGACGAATACGACCTGGGGTTAGAGGATTATTTTTCTGAGAACAACCCCTATGCCGAACAGACGATGATGGCCACGCTTTTGGAAGCGGCGCACAAAGGCTACTGGCAGGCAACCGATGAGGTTTTACAGGATGTTGCCCAGCAGTTAGCGCAGTCCGTTTCCGATCACGGCCCGGCTTGTAATTCGGGCATCTGCAACAGCCCATCCCTTGAAACATTTGTAACCGAATTGCTCAACAAAACACCCGGTGTTCAGGCACTGGCGCAGCCCTATCAGGATGCGATCAACATTGCACGCCAGGCGCGTTATGATCTGCCGCCTGCACCTGCAGAGCCGATGACGGGATACGAAATGACGGATGTTGTACGCACGGTCGCCGATCATCTGTCAACGCACAAAACCACATATTTCGCAATAGGCATCATCAGTGCGCTGCTGGTGGCTTTCGGCTGGTTCAGACAGCGCAGAAACACATGGTAA